A genomic stretch from Arachis stenosperma cultivar V10309 chromosome 3, arast.V10309.gnm1.PFL2, whole genome shotgun sequence includes:
- the LOC130970030 gene encoding uncharacterized protein LOC130970030, whose translation MDNSQGQPLPPGVHSWPNYSSNVPQKVISQPVPGTQYHSSYSGPQYQFPLNVPVTSDNNFQQGSLPQYGVVTGQALTSEVPPLAKQNKFSNPVAGGYQIVEIAPSLASQESGFAQKVGDVMVDVSNVSATCSNVQIQLSSASDIDATAQDAILREQEIATQNIIRSQREGKNETSPAKDNLDIFSERRDPNALKEHLLKMATEHRAEIAVKRGKASRPEEGNSEIGNGYGVPGGGAYYDAAKLNATAGYSELKADGGSEQKHAARELPEYLKQKLRARGILKDDTHTEDNKVTSAKPMENEKLPPGWVEAKDPGSGACYYYNETTGKSQWEKPHEAALSLQSSSSLCLPENWIEALDETSGHRYYYNTKTHVSQWERPNSKLEAMSYHSDLHADGGDGQSSNFPKCMACGGWGVGLVQSWGYCKHCTRVLNLPQCQYLNNQQSSAAHPSETSDHKASKQRSSWKPPFDKGGKKGGKKRAYAEDDELDPMDPSSYSDAPRGGWVVGLKGVQPRAADTTATGPLFQQRPYPSPGAVLRKNAEIASQKKKPASHYTPISKRGDGSDGLGDAD comes from the exons ATGGACAATTCCCAAGGCCAGCCGCTCCCTCCAGGGGTTCATTCTTGGCCTAACTATTCATCGAACGTGCCTCAAAAAGTTATTTCGCAACCTGTTCCAGGAACTCAGTACCATTCAAGCTATTCTGGACCACAGTATCAGTTTCCTCTCAATGTTCCAGTTACATCTGATAATAACTTCCAACAAGGATCCCTCCCCCAATATGGTGTTGTCACCGGTCAAGCCCTTACCTCAGAGGTCCCTCCTTTGGCCAaacaaaataagttttcaaacCCTGTTGCTGGAGGATATCAGATTGTTGAGATTGCTCCTTCATTAGCATCACAAGAATCTGGGTTTGCACAGAAAGTTGGTGATGTCATGGTAGATGTCTCTAATGTGTCTGCCACATGCTCCAATGTACAAATACAATTAAGCAGTGCCAGTGACATAGATGCTACTGCTCAGGATGCTATCTTACGGGAACAA GAAATTGCAACCCAAAATATCATAAGGAGCCAAAG AGAGGGAAAAAATGAGACTTCACCTGCCAAAGATAATTTGGACATATTCTCAGAACGCCGTGATCCCAATGCTTTGAAG GAACATCTACTGAAGATGGCCACAGAGCACAGGGCTGAAATAGCTGTTAAGCGTGGAAAAGCTTCACGTCCAGAAGAAG GTAATTCAGAAATAGGTAATGGATATGGTGTACCTGGTGGAGGTGCCTATTATGATGCTGCCAAGCTTAATGCAACTGCAG GTTATTCTGAATTAAAAGCTGATGGAGGTTCTGAGCAGAAACATGCAGCTAGAGAATTGCCTGAATACCTCAAGCAGAAGTTGAGAGCTAGGGGTATTCTTAAAGATGATACACATACTGAAGATAAT AAAGTTACATCAGCTAAACCCATGGAGAATGAAAAGTTGCCCCCTGGATGG GTGGAGGCAAAAGATCCAGGAAGTGGCGCAtgttattattataatgaaACCACTGGGAAGAGTCAATGGGAAAAACCCCATGAAGCAGCCTTAAGTTTgcaatcatcatcatctttatGTCTTCCAGAGAATTGGATAGAGGCATTGGATGAAACATCAG GCCATAGGTATTACTACAATACAAAAACTCATGTCTCACAATGGGAGCGTCCTAATTCAAAACTGGAAGCTATGTCATATCACTCAGACTTGCATGCTGATGGCGGGGATGGCCAATCATCTAATTTTCCAAAATGCATGGCATGCGGTGGTTGGGGAGTTGGCCTTGTGCAGTCATGGGGTTACTGCAAACACTGCACTAG AGTTCTGAATCTTCCACAATGTCAATATCTGAATAATCAGCAAAGTAGTGCTGCGCACCCCAGTGAAACTTCTGATCATAAGGCTAGCAAACAGAG GTCCAGTTGGAAACCTCCTTTTGATAAAGGAGGTAAAAAAGGGGGCAAGAAGCGTGCCTATGCAGAGGATGATGAGTTAGATCCCATGGATCCAAGCTCCTATTCGGATGCTCCTCGTGGTGGATG GGTTGTTGGTTTGAAAGGTGTGCAGCCACGAGCAGCTGACACAACAGCAACT GGTCCTCTCTTTCAACAACGACCTTATCCATCTCCTGGAGCTGTTTTACGGAAGAATGCTGAAATTGCTTCCCAGAAAAAGAAACCAGCTTCTCATTATACTCCCATATCCAAGAGGGGTGATGGGAGTGATGGGCTTGGTGATGCAGACTAA